One window from the genome of Puniceicoccales bacterium encodes:
- the recA gene encoding recombinase RecA: protein MAKDDQAKQVLHDPKTLDLAITAVNKQFGEGSVMRMGDAKKMNVSVISTGSLSLDLALGVGGLPRGRICEVFGPESSGKTTFCLSVIAEAQRIGGNAVFIDVEHALDPKYTKIVGVDLDNLMVAQPENGEDALNIAETLIRSGAIDVIVIDSVAALISKAELDGQIGDTTIGLQARMMSQAMRKLTSAVSRTQCICVFTNQIREKIGVMFGNPETTPGGRALKFFSSVRLDIRRVNQIKDNAGRVIGNRTRVKIVKNKVAAPFTECEFDIMHSEGISKTGSIIDLGLEYNILDKKGAWISYQGKLVGQGREAAKQTIAENKALADEIKSSILEKVTVSGGTILAESVEE, encoded by the coding sequence ATGGCAAAAGATGATCAGGCAAAACAGGTTTTACATGACCCAAAGACTTTGGATTTGGCCATAACTGCTGTCAATAAACAGTTTGGCGAGGGTTCTGTGATGCGCATGGGAGACGCCAAAAAAATGAATGTGTCGGTAATTTCGACCGGATCCCTGTCACTGGATCTGGCCCTGGGCGTCGGTGGATTGCCCCGGGGCAGAATCTGCGAAGTGTTTGGCCCAGAGTCTTCCGGTAAGACCACGTTTTGCCTGAGTGTTATTGCCGAGGCCCAGCGGATTGGAGGTAATGCTGTTTTCATAGATGTGGAGCATGCCCTCGACCCGAAGTACACAAAAATCGTTGGCGTTGATCTAGATAACCTGATGGTCGCCCAGCCAGAAAATGGTGAAGATGCGCTGAATATAGCCGAAACCTTGATAAGGTCCGGTGCCATCGACGTGATCGTAATAGATTCGGTGGCGGCGCTGATTTCCAAGGCTGAACTCGATGGTCAGATCGGCGATACCACCATAGGGTTACAGGCAAGGATGATGAGCCAGGCCATGCGTAAGCTGACATCGGCGGTGAGTCGTACCCAATGTATCTGTGTCTTTACCAATCAGATACGTGAAAAAATCGGTGTCATGTTTGGGAATCCGGAGACGACCCCCGGTGGCCGGGCGTTGAAGTTTTTTTCGTCGGTTAGGCTCGACATAAGGCGTGTTAACCAGATTAAGGACAACGCCGGCCGTGTGATCGGTAATCGTACCCGGGTGAAGATCGTCAAGAACAAGGTGGCGGCGCCGTTTACCGAGTGCGAGTTTGACATAATGCACAGCGAAGGGATTTCCAAGACCGGGTCGATAATAGACCTGGGTCTGGAATATAACATATTGGACAAGAAGGGCGCATGGATTTCGTACCAGGGTAAATTGGTCGGTCAGGGCCGAGAGGCTGCCAAGCAGACCATAGCCGAAAACAAAGCTCTGGCCGATGAGATCAAGTCGTCGATCTTGGAGAAGGTAACTGTTTCTGGTGGAACAATTTTGGCCGAATCTGTAGAGGAGTAA